In Streptomyces alboniger, the following are encoded in one genomic region:
- a CDS encoding glutamate--cysteine ligase 2 has product MRTVGVEEELLLIDRESGEPRALSSAVLARAAKDAAGPAGAERHADDYRDPEEETFEKELQGQQLEFATQPRTGMDSLMEEIVRWRSEAARHAGDLGATVAALATSPLPVSPSVNVGSRYQWMEEQFGLTTQEQLTCGCHVHVSVESDDEGVAVLDRIRPWLSTLVALSANSPYWQGNDSRYSSYRSRVWGRWPMAGPTQIFGSAARYEEQVTDMVATGVLRDRGMIYFDARLSHRYPTVEIRVADVCLEASTTVLIAALARALVETAAREWRAGSPPPAHDVSLLRLAAWRAARSGLEDSLLDPVTMRPAPCGEVMAGLLDHVRDALEEAGDLDMVRKRTATLLEHGTGARVQRELLDRTGSLSAMVAECARRTQAT; this is encoded by the coding sequence TTGCGCACTGTAGGAGTGGAGGAGGAGCTTCTCCTCATCGACCGTGAGAGCGGCGAACCCCGGGCCCTGTCCTCGGCGGTCCTGGCCCGGGCCGCCAAGGACGCCGCAGGTCCCGCCGGCGCCGAGCGGCACGCGGACGACTACCGCGACCCCGAGGAGGAGACGTTCGAGAAGGAGTTGCAGGGGCAGCAGCTGGAGTTCGCCACGCAGCCGCGGACGGGCATGGACAGCCTCATGGAGGAGATCGTCCGCTGGCGCTCGGAGGCGGCACGGCACGCGGGCGACCTGGGGGCGACGGTCGCCGCGCTCGCCACCTCTCCCCTGCCCGTCAGCCCCTCGGTCAACGTGGGCAGCCGCTATCAGTGGATGGAGGAGCAGTTCGGGCTCACCACCCAGGAACAGCTGACCTGCGGCTGCCACGTCCATGTCTCCGTCGAGTCGGACGACGAGGGCGTGGCCGTGCTCGACCGGATCCGCCCGTGGCTCTCGACCCTGGTGGCGCTGAGCGCCAACTCGCCCTACTGGCAGGGCAACGACAGCCGGTACAGCAGCTACCGCAGCCGGGTGTGGGGGCGCTGGCCGATGGCGGGCCCGACGCAGATCTTCGGTTCCGCCGCGCGGTACGAGGAGCAGGTCACGGACATGGTGGCCACCGGCGTGCTGCGCGACCGCGGCATGATCTACTTCGACGCCCGACTGTCCCACCGCTACCCCACCGTCGAGATCAGGGTCGCGGACGTGTGCCTGGAGGCGTCCACCACCGTGCTGATCGCGGCCCTCGCGCGGGCGCTGGTCGAGACGGCCGCCCGGGAGTGGCGTGCGGGGAGTCCGCCGCCCGCGCACGACGTCAGCCTGCTGCGCCTCGCCGCCTGGCGGGCCGCTCGGTCCGGCCTCGAGGACTCCCTGCTGGACCCCGTGACCATGCGGCCCGCGCCCTGCGGGGAGGTGATGGCGGGGCTCCTGGATCACGTGCGGGACGCCCTGGAGGAGGCCGGCGACCTGGACATGGTCCGGAAGAGGACCGCCACCCTGCTGGAGCACGGCACCGGAGCCCGCGTCCAGCGGGAGCTCCTGGATAGGACGGGCAGCCTGAGCGCCATGGTCGCGGAGTGCGCGCGCCGCACTCAGGCGACGTGA
- a CDS encoding RidA family protein — protein MAITLMNPSGLPEIDTYRQVSTATGSKLVFVAGQVAWDAEGATVGAGDLAAQVERCYLNVATALAEAGATFDDVAKVTVYVVDWTPDKMPLFLEGVARAAAKLGVTPVPPGTLVGVAALASSEHLVEVEATAVID, from the coding sequence ATGGCCATCACCCTGATGAACCCGAGCGGGCTGCCGGAGATCGACACCTACCGGCAGGTATCGACAGCGACCGGCTCGAAGCTCGTCTTCGTCGCCGGGCAGGTCGCCTGGGACGCCGAAGGGGCCACGGTCGGCGCGGGCGACCTCGCCGCGCAGGTCGAGCGGTGCTACCTCAACGTCGCCACCGCCCTCGCGGAGGCCGGCGCCACCTTCGACGACGTGGCGAAAGTGACCGTCTACGTCGTCGACTGGACGCCCGACAAGATGCCGCTGTTCCTGGAAGGCGTCGCACGGGCGGCCGCGAAGCTCGGGGTCACGCCCGTGCCACCGGGCACGCTGGTGGGCGTGGCGGCGCTGGCCTCCTCCGAGCACCTGGTCGAGGTCGAGGCCACCGCGGTCATCGACTGA